One Mycolicibacter sp. MU0083 DNA window includes the following coding sequences:
- a CDS encoding nitroreductase family deazaflavin-dependent oxidoreductase, which translates to MSFHSANGTRGARQPKAGRLSRWFNAFMMNRIRRTGGRAMGFDALVLTTVGAKSGQPRTNPVGYFTDGDGWLIVASAAGAPKNPAWYYNIAAHPDRVRIELRGQHLDVVATQLHGEARARAWAKITTEAPQFAKYEEKTDREIPVIRLARR; encoded by the coding sequence ATGAGCTTCCATTCCGCCAACGGCACCCGCGGCGCACGCCAGCCCAAAGCCGGCCGGCTGTCCCGCTGGTTCAACGCCTTCATGATGAATCGGATCCGCCGCACCGGCGGCCGGGCGATGGGTTTCGACGCCCTGGTGCTGACCACCGTCGGCGCCAAGAGCGGCCAACCCCGCACCAACCCGGTGGGCTACTTCACCGACGGTGACGGCTGGCTGATCGTGGCGTCGGCGGCCGGCGCGCCGAAGAATCCGGCCTGGTACTACAACATCGCCGCGCACCCCGACCGGGTTCGCATCGAGCTTCGCGGGCAGCACCTCGACGTCGTGGCCACCCAGTTGCACGGCGAGGCACGCGCGCGGGCCTGGGCGAAGATCACCACCGAGGCACCGCAGTTCGCCAAGTACGAGGAGAAGACCGACCGGGAGATCCCGGTCATCCGGCTGGCCCGGCGCTGA